The following coding sequences are from one Pasteurellaceae bacterium RH1A window:
- a CDS encoding 23S rRNA (uridine(2552)-2'-O)-methyltransferase (Specifically methylates the uridine in position 2552 of 23S rRNA in the fully assembled 50S ribosomal subunit), translated as MGRKRSASSSRWLAEHFKDQFVQKAHKQKLRSRAYFKLDEIQQTDRLFKHGMTVVDLGAAPGGWSQYVVTQIGGKGRVIACDILDMNPIVGVDFLQGDFREESVLNALLERVGDEKVDVVMSDMAPNFSGMPSVDIPRAMYLVELALDMCRQVLAVKGSFVVKVFQGEGFDEYLREIRSMFSTVKVRKPEASRGRSREVYIVATGYKG; from the coding sequence ATGGGTAGAAAACGCAGTGCAAGCTCATCTCGTTGGCTTGCAGAACATTTTAAGGACCAATTTGTCCAAAAGGCACACAAGCAAAAACTTCGCTCCCGTGCCTATTTTAAATTAGATGAAATTCAACAAACCGATCGCTTATTTAAGCATGGTATGACCGTGGTCGATTTAGGGGCTGCCCCTGGGGGTTGGTCTCAATACGTTGTCACGCAAATTGGCGGCAAGGGCCGGGTCATTGCCTGTGATATTTTGGATATGAACCCTATTGTGGGGGTGGATTTCCTGCAAGGCGATTTCCGTGAGGAAAGTGTACTCAATGCCCTGCTGGAGCGAGTGGGTGATGAGAAGGTGGATGTGGTTATGTCGGATATGGCGCCTAATTTTAGTGGTATGCCGTCTGTCGATATTCCTCGTGCCATGTATCTGGTGGAACTGGCTCTGGATATGTGCCGTCAGGTTTTGGCCGTCAAGGGCAGTTTTGTAGTCAAGGTTTTCCAAGGGGAAGGCTTTGATGAATATCTGCGGGAAATCCGTTCCATGTTCAGCACGGTGAAAGTCCGTAAGCCTGAGGCTTCTCGTGGCCGATCGCGTGAAGTCTATATTGTGGCAACGGGCTACAAGGGCTAA
- a CDS encoding polyribonucleotide nucleotidyltransferase has product MTPIVRQFKYGQHTVTLETGAIARQATAAVMASMDDTSVLVTVVAKKDVKEGQDFFPLTVDYQERTYAAGRIPGGFFKREGRPSEGETLVARLIDRPVRPLFPEGFFNEIQVIATVVSVNPQISPDLVAMIGASAALSLSGVPFNGPIGAARVGFINDQFVLNPTTSEQKISRLDLVVAGTDKAVLMVESEADILTEEQMLAAVVFGHEQQQVVVENIKEFVKEAGKPRWDWVAPEPNTDLINKVKALAEARLGDAYRITEKQARYAQIDEIKAETIATLTAQDETITEGSIIDIITSLESQIVRGRVIAGEPRIDGRTKDTVRALDICTGVLPRTHGSAIFTRGETQALAVATLGTERDAQIIDELTGEKSDRFLFHYNFPPYSVGETGRIGSPKRREIGHGRLAKRGVLAVMPSAEEFPYVVRVVSEITESNGSSSMASVCGASLALMDAGVPIKAAVAGIAMGLVKEDDKFVVLSDILGDEDHLGDMDFKVAGTRQGVTALQMDIKIEGITPEIMRIALNQAKGARMHILGVMEQAIPAPRADISDYAPRIHTMKIDPKKIKDVIGKGGATIRALTEETGTSIDIDDDGTVKIAATDGNAAKAVMARIDEIVAEVEVNAVYKGKVTRVVDFGAFVSILGGKEGLVHISQITEARVERVSDYLSVGQEVQVKVVEIDRQNRIRLTMKDLNQDLALKQAAEDVAVEEVQSEE; this is encoded by the coding sequence ATGACACCTATCGTCAGACAATTTAAGTATGGTCAGCACACCGTGACCTTAGAAACTGGTGCAATCGCCCGTCAAGCCACTGCAGCCGTCATGGCTAGCATGGATGACACATCTGTATTAGTAACAGTCGTCGCCAAAAAAGACGTCAAAGAAGGCCAAGACTTCTTCCCCTTAACCGTTGATTATCAAGAGCGTACCTACGCGGCTGGCCGTATTCCAGGTGGCTTCTTCAAGCGTGAAGGCCGTCCATCTGAAGGCGAAACCTTAGTCGCTCGTTTAATCGACCGCCCAGTTCGTCCGCTTTTCCCAGAAGGTTTCTTCAACGAAATCCAAGTCATTGCCACGGTGGTTTCTGTTAACCCACAAATCAGCCCAGACCTGGTTGCCATGATTGGTGCCTCTGCAGCCCTTTCCTTATCTGGTGTGCCATTTAACGGCCCAATCGGTGCGGCCCGTGTGGGTTTCATCAACGATCAATTCGTGCTTAACCCAACCACGTCTGAACAAAAAATCAGCCGTTTAGACCTAGTTGTAGCGGGTACAGACAAGGCTGTACTCATGGTGGAATCTGAAGCCGACATCTTAACCGAAGAACAAATGTTGGCCGCCGTGGTCTTTGGCCATGAACAACAACAGGTTGTGGTAGAAAACATCAAAGAATTTGTTAAAGAAGCCGGCAAACCACGTTGGGACTGGGTTGCACCTGAACCAAATACTGATCTCATCAACAAGGTGAAGGCCTTGGCTGAAGCCCGCTTAGGCGATGCCTACCGCATTACTGAAAAACAAGCCCGTTATGCACAAATTGATGAAATCAAGGCTGAAACCATTGCAACCTTGACTGCCCAGGATGAAACCATCACTGAAGGTTCCATCATCGACATCATCACTTCTTTAGAAAGCCAAATCGTGCGTGGCCGTGTGATTGCAGGTGAACCACGTATTGATGGCCGTACCAAAGATACCGTGCGTGCCCTAGACATCTGCACGGGCGTGCTACCACGCACCCACGGTTCTGCCATCTTTACCCGTGGCGAAACCCAGGCCCTTGCGGTTGCAACGCTGGGTACAGAGCGTGATGCCCAAATCATTGATGAACTAACCGGCGAAAAATCTGACCGTTTCCTGTTCCACTACAACTTCCCTCCATATTCTGTAGGTGAAACAGGCCGTATCGGCTCTCCAAAACGCCGTGAAATCGGCCATGGTCGCCTGGCCAAACGTGGTGTATTAGCTGTTATGCCAAGTGCCGAAGAGTTCCCGTATGTGGTGCGTGTGGTGTCTGAAATCACTGAATCTAACGGTTCTTCTTCTATGGCCTCTGTTTGTGGTGCTTCTCTTGCCCTTATGGATGCAGGTGTGCCAATCAAGGCCGCTGTAGCTGGTATTGCCATGGGCTTGGTGAAGGAAGACGACAAGTTCGTCGTACTTTCAGACATCCTAGGCGATGAAGACCACCTAGGCGATATGGACTTCAAGGTGGCTGGTACCCGCCAAGGTGTAACCGCTCTACAAATGGACATCAAGATTGAAGGCATTACCCCTGAAATTATGCGTATCGCCCTCAACCAGGCCAAGGGTGCCCGTATGCACATCTTAGGCGTGATGGAGCAGGCCATTCCAGCCCCACGTGCGGATATTTCAGACTACGCCCCACGTATTCACACCATGAAAATCGATCCTAAGAAGATTAAGGATGTAATCGGTAAAGGTGGTGCAACCATCCGTGCCTTAACCGAAGAAACTGGTACATCAATTGATATTGACGATGACGGCACAGTGAAAATTGCTGCTACCGATGGCAATGCAGCCAAGGCAGTGATGGCCCGTATTGACGAGATCGTGGCAGAGGTTGAAGTCAATGCTGTTTACAAGGGTAAGGTTACCCGTGTGGTTGATTTCGGTGCCTTTGTATCCATCTTAGGCGGCAAGGAAGGTTTGGTACACATTTCCCAAATCACCGAAGCCCGTGTTGAACGTGTGTCTGACTACTTGTCTGTTGGTCAAGAAGTTCAGGTTAAAGTGGTTGAAATCGACCGCCAAAACCGCATTCGTTTAACCATGAAGGACTTAAACCAAGATTTAGCCCTTAAACAAGCTGCGGAAGACGTGGCTGTTGAAGAGGTGCAGTCAGAGGAATAA
- a CDS encoding translation initiation factor IF-2: MTEEKKPAKKLSLGGKVNKQQDTVKTITSDGKAKAVVVKQHKHRSVDIEAAKKAEEQARLAAEAQAQAEKQAAENAKKVAEEAAKEEAKKVSQPPVMPNKAKADKPKAEAKPAAPKAEKIVDAEKEAKRKEEDELRRKQEEIARQKAEMEAKRAAENARRLAEIEREEGGNTSEDFEDDRFTSKYAREAESDSERRSENRGRGKAGVAKAKKGGRDDVSSKSEREANRRNQKGKANKKSSLQQGFTKPAAPVTRDVVLGETITVAELANKMAVKATEVIKTMMKMGAMATINQVIDQETAQLVAEEMGHKVILRNENELEDSLMSDRDVDVEKVTRAPVVTIMGHVDHGKTSLLDYIRKAKVAAGEAGGITQHIGAYHVETDDGKMITFLDTPGHAAFTSMRARGAKATDIVVLVVAADDGVMPQTIEAIQHAKAAGVPIVVAVNKIDKPEANPDRVETELLQHEVVAEKFGGDVQFVYVSAKKGTGVDELLEAILLQSEVLELTAVKNGMATGVVIESYLDKGRGPVATVLVQSGTLNKGDIVLCGFEYGRVRAMRDENGKDIDSAGPSIPVELLGLSGVPAAGDEATVVRDEKKAREVALYRQGKFREVKLARQQKAKLENMFTNMTEGDVAELNIIVKADVQGSVEAIVQSLLELSTDEVKVKVVGSGVGGITETDATLAAASNAIMVGFNVRADASARRVIENESIDLRYYSIIYELLNDVKAAMSGMLQPEFKQEIIGLAEVRDVFRHPKFGAIAGCMVTEGIVKRNNPIRVLRDNVVIFEGELESLRRFKDDVSEVRNGMECGIGVKNYNDVKVGDQIEVFEVVEVKRSI, translated from the coding sequence ATGACAGAAGAGAAAAAACCCGCGAAAAAATTATCGCTGGGCGGCAAAGTCAATAAGCAACAAGATACCGTAAAAACCATTACTTCCGATGGCAAGGCCAAGGCTGTTGTGGTTAAGCAACACAAGCATCGTTCTGTAGATATTGAAGCAGCCAAAAAAGCCGAAGAACAAGCCCGTTTAGCAGCTGAAGCTCAAGCCCAGGCTGAAAAACAAGCGGCTGAAAATGCCAAAAAAGTTGCAGAAGAAGCCGCCAAAGAAGAAGCGAAAAAGGTTTCTCAACCGCCTGTGATGCCAAACAAGGCCAAGGCAGACAAACCAAAAGCCGAAGCCAAACCGGCTGCACCAAAGGCAGAAAAAATAGTGGATGCCGAAAAAGAAGCCAAGCGTAAGGAAGAAGATGAATTACGCCGCAAGCAAGAGGAAATCGCTCGCCAAAAAGCCGAAATGGAAGCCAAGCGTGCCGCAGAAAATGCCCGCCGTTTAGCTGAAATTGAGCGTGAAGAGGGTGGCAATACCAGCGAAGACTTTGAAGACGACCGTTTCACCTCCAAATACGCCCGTGAAGCAGAAAGCGATTCTGAACGCCGCAGCGAAAACCGTGGCCGTGGTAAGGCGGGTGTGGCCAAGGCCAAAAAAGGTGGCCGTGATGATGTGTCTAGCAAGTCTGAACGTGAAGCCAATCGCCGTAACCAAAAGGGCAAAGCCAATAAGAAGAGCAGCCTGCAACAGGGCTTTACCAAGCCAGCTGCCCCGGTTACCCGTGATGTGGTCTTAGGCGAAACCATCACAGTTGCAGAATTGGCCAACAAAATGGCCGTGAAAGCGACTGAAGTGATCAAAACCATGATGAAGATGGGGGCTATGGCCACCATCAACCAGGTGATCGACCAAGAAACTGCCCAACTGGTGGCAGAAGAAATGGGCCATAAGGTTATTTTACGCAATGAAAACGAGCTAGAAGACTCACTCATGAGCGATCGTGATGTGGATGTGGAAAAAGTTACCCGTGCGCCAGTGGTGACCATTATGGGCCACGTTGACCATGGTAAAACCTCCCTTCTTGACTATATCCGTAAGGCCAAGGTGGCCGCAGGCGAGGCCGGCGGGATTACCCAGCACATCGGTGCCTACCATGTCGAAACCGATGATGGCAAGATGATCACCTTCTTAGACACCCCAGGACACGCAGCCTTTACCTCCATGCGTGCCCGTGGTGCCAAGGCAACCGACATCGTGGTGCTTGTAGTTGCCGCAGACGATGGCGTTATGCCACAAACCATCGAGGCCATTCAACACGCCAAGGCGGCGGGTGTGCCAATCGTGGTTGCGGTGAACAAAATTGATAAGCCAGAAGCTAACCCAGACCGAGTGGAAACCGAGCTTCTGCAACACGAAGTGGTGGCCGAGAAATTCGGTGGTGATGTGCAGTTCGTTTATGTGTCTGCCAAGAAAGGAACAGGCGTGGACGAGCTACTCGAAGCCATCTTGCTCCAATCTGAAGTCTTGGAATTAACCGCTGTGAAAAACGGCATGGCAACCGGTGTGGTGATTGAGTCCTACCTGGATAAAGGCCGCGGTCCAGTGGCAACCGTGCTGGTTCAATCGGGTACGCTTAACAAGGGCGACATCGTCTTGTGTGGTTTTGAGTACGGCCGTGTTCGTGCCATGCGTGATGAGAACGGTAAGGACATTGATTCAGCCGGCCCATCCATTCCAGTGGAATTACTGGGTCTTTCTGGCGTGCCAGCTGCCGGTGATGAAGCAACCGTGGTGCGTGATGAGAAGAAAGCCCGTGAAGTGGCCCTCTATCGTCAAGGCAAGTTCCGTGAAGTCAAACTGGCTCGCCAACAAAAAGCCAAACTTGAGAACATGTTTACCAACATGACCGAGGGCGATGTGGCTGAACTCAACATTATCGTTAAAGCAGACGTACAAGGTTCTGTGGAAGCCATCGTTCAATCCTTGCTTGAGCTTTCAACTGATGAAGTGAAAGTCAAAGTTGTGGGTTCAGGCGTGGGCGGTATTACCGAAACTGATGCCACCTTGGCTGCTGCCTCCAACGCCATTATGGTCGGCTTTAACGTGCGTGCCGATGCCTCTGCTCGCCGTGTAATTGAAAACGAAAGCATTGACCTACGCTACTATTCCATCATTTACGAACTTCTCAACGATGTGAAAGCAGCCATGAGCGGTATGTTACAGCCTGAATTCAAGCAAGAAATCATCGGCCTGGCTGAAGTGCGTGATGTCTTCCGCCACCCGAAATTTGGTGCCATTGCAGGTTGTATGGTCACTGAAGGTATTGTTAAACGTAACAACCCAATCCGTGTTCTGCGTGATAACGTGGTTATCTTTGAGGGCGAGCTGGAATCCCTGCGCCGCTTTAAAGACGACGTATCTGAAGTCCGCAACGGCATGGAATGTGGTATCGGCGTGAAGAACTACAACGATGTTAAAGTCGGCGACCAAATTGAGGTCTTCGAAGTGGTTGAGGTTAAGCGTTCGATTTAA
- the hflB gene encoding ATP-dependent metalloprotease (inner membrane metalloprotease; may be involved in degradation of aberrant cytoplasmic and membrane proteins), producing the protein MNDMVKNIVLWVVVAVVLMTAFQGFNSNFTNTANTVPYSTFLSDIKDNRLREVNFKQNDDSITVTKADGSQYQTVMPMYDEYLMADLAKTSAVIKGEPQERRGLLSQILISWFPMLMLIGFWVFYMRQMQGGGRGAMSFGRSKAKMLTADQVKTSFADVAGCDEAKEEVAEVVDFLRDPQKFQKLGGRIPKGILMVGPPGTGKTLLAKAIAGEAKVPFFTMAGSDFVEMFVGVGASRVRDLFEQAKKNAPCIIFIDEIDAVGRKRGGAGFSGGHDEREQTLNQMLVEMDGFEGSEGVIIIAATNRADVLDNALTRPGRFDRQVTVDLPNVKGREQILQVHIKKVPVAANVDLETLARGTPGYSGAQLANLVNEAALFAARENKKVVTMEDFEKAKDKINMGPERRSMAMTPKEIENTAYHESGHVIVGYLMPEHDPINKVTIIPRGQALGFAQFLPEGDRVSETFTKLESRLSMIYGGRVAEGLIFGEDKITTGASSDIQQASRIVRAMVTQWGFSEKLGPIFYQDEDGFGAVKGVSEDTAKVINEEMRKIIDRNYDRAKKVLMENMDILHAMKDALLKYETLDRQQIDDLMNRRPVSESTWKDNSTKPKSDDNASENQVKEETEQTPDVDLNNGSVANSEPKPE; encoded by the coding sequence TTGAACGATATGGTTAAAAACATTGTACTTTGGGTAGTGGTGGCCGTTGTGCTTATGACCGCTTTCCAAGGTTTTAACTCGAACTTCACTAACACGGCCAACACCGTGCCCTACTCAACCTTTTTAAGCGACATCAAGGATAACCGCTTAAGAGAGGTTAATTTCAAACAGAATGATGATTCTATCACGGTGACCAAGGCTGACGGCTCCCAGTATCAGACTGTTATGCCTATGTATGATGAATATCTGATGGCAGACCTGGCCAAAACCTCAGCCGTGATCAAAGGTGAACCTCAAGAACGCCGTGGCCTGCTCTCTCAAATCCTGATTTCCTGGTTCCCAATGCTTATGTTAATCGGCTTTTGGGTATTTTATATGCGACAAATGCAGGGCGGAGGCCGGGGTGCCATGAGCTTTGGCCGTAGCAAGGCCAAGATGCTGACCGCCGATCAGGTTAAAACCTCCTTTGCCGATGTGGCAGGCTGTGATGAAGCCAAGGAAGAAGTGGCCGAGGTGGTGGACTTCCTGCGTGATCCGCAGAAATTCCAAAAGCTGGGTGGCCGTATCCCTAAAGGCATTCTTATGGTCGGCCCACCAGGTACGGGTAAAACCCTCTTGGCCAAGGCCATTGCGGGCGAGGCAAAAGTGCCATTCTTCACCATGGCCGGTTCTGACTTTGTGGAAATGTTCGTGGGTGTCGGTGCTTCCCGTGTGCGTGATCTCTTTGAACAGGCTAAAAAGAATGCCCCATGTATCATCTTTATTGATGAAATCGATGCGGTCGGCCGTAAGCGTGGCGGTGCCGGCTTTAGCGGTGGCCACGATGAGCGTGAACAAACCCTCAACCAAATGTTGGTGGAAATGGATGGTTTTGAAGGCAGTGAAGGGGTTATTATCATCGCTGCCACCAACCGTGCAGACGTGCTGGACAATGCTCTCACCCGTCCAGGCCGTTTCGACCGCCAGGTCACAGTTGATTTACCGAATGTGAAAGGCCGTGAACAAATTTTACAGGTTCACATCAAAAAAGTGCCAGTGGCTGCCAATGTGGACTTAGAAACCCTGGCTCGTGGAACACCAGGCTATTCAGGCGCTCAATTAGCCAACTTAGTCAATGAAGCTGCCCTTTTCGCCGCCCGTGAGAACAAGAAAGTCGTGACCATGGAAGATTTTGAAAAGGCCAAGGACAAGATCAACATGGGCCCAGAACGCCGTTCCATGGCCATGACCCCGAAAGAAATCGAAAACACGGCCTACCATGAATCGGGCCATGTGATTGTGGGTTATCTCATGCCAGAACACGATCCAATCAACAAGGTCACCATTATCCCTCGTGGTCAGGCTCTCGGCTTTGCCCAGTTCTTGCCTGAAGGCGACCGGGTTAGCGAAACCTTTACCAAGCTGGAAAGCCGCCTATCCATGATTTACGGTGGCCGAGTGGCAGAAGGTTTGATTTTTGGTGAAGATAAGATTACCACAGGGGCTTCATCAGATATTCAACAGGCCAGCCGCATTGTGCGAGCCATGGTGACCCAATGGGGCTTCTCCGAAAAACTTGGCCCAATTTTCTACCAAGATGAAGATGGTTTTGGGGCGGTTAAGGGCGTATCAGAAGATACTGCCAAGGTGATTAACGAAGAAATGCGTAAGATCATCGACCGCAACTACGACCGAGCCAAGAAGGTACTGATGGAAAATATGGACATTCTCCACGCCATGAAGGATGCCCTCCTCAAGTATGAAACCCTGGATCGCCAGCAAATTGATGACTTGATGAACCGCCGACCAGTCAGCGAATCAACCTGGAAGGACAATTCCACCAAGCCTAAATCCGATGATAACGCATCAGAAAACCAGGTTAAGGAAGAAACGGAACAAACACCTGATGTTGATTTGAATAATGGCTCTGTTGCCAATTCAGAGCCAAAGCCTGAATAG
- the nusA gene encoding transcription termination/antitermination protein NusA (modifies transcription through interactions with RNA polymerase affecting elongation, readthrough, termination, and antitermination) — protein sequence MSKEILLAAEAVSNEKLLPKEAIFEALENALAISTKKKKEMDIDVRVVIDRKTGEFQTFRRWLVVEEVHNMTREITLEAARFDNPDVQLGDIVEDEVDSIPFDRITMQTARQVISAKIRDAERQKVVDQFKSHLNSIITATVKKVNRDQIILDLGNQAEAVIMREDMLPRENFRPGDRVRGVLYAIKPESKGPQLFVTRAKPIMLEELFKLEVPEIGEGVIEIKGASRDPASRAKIAVKTHDKRIDPVGACVGMRGARVQAISNELGGERVDIVLWDDNPAQYVINAMAPADVVSIVVDEDKHAMDLAVEPTKLAQAIGRNGQNVRLATQLTGWALNVMTTEDMEKQNKSATNKLVDLFMRELELEEDFAQLLCDEGFTTLEEVAYIPVSEFTAIDGLEDEDLVEELQTRAKNALTRIALEEEQELAAANIEEALLNLEGMERHIALKLAEQNIKTLEELAEQGVDDLADIEELSAEKAADLIMAARNICWFSENE from the coding sequence ATGAGTAAAGAAATCCTGTTAGCCGCAGAAGCGGTATCCAATGAAAAATTATTACCAAAAGAAGCGATTTTTGAAGCCCTTGAAAACGCCTTGGCCATCTCCACCAAAAAGAAAAAAGAGATGGACATTGATGTGCGTGTGGTGATTGATCGTAAAACTGGCGAATTCCAAACCTTCCGCCGCTGGCTTGTGGTGGAAGAAGTCCACAATATGACCCGTGAAATCACCCTTGAAGCGGCACGTTTTGATAATCCAGACGTACAGTTGGGTGATATTGTTGAAGATGAAGTGGATTCTATCCCCTTTGATCGCATCACCATGCAAACAGCCCGTCAGGTGATTAGTGCCAAGATCCGTGATGCAGAACGCCAGAAAGTGGTTGATCAATTCAAATCCCACTTAAACAGCATCATCACGGCCACCGTCAAAAAAGTGAACCGTGATCAAATTATCTTGGATTTAGGCAATCAAGCTGAAGCGGTGATCATGCGTGAAGATATGTTACCGCGTGAAAACTTCCGTCCAGGTGACCGTGTGCGTGGTGTACTTTATGCCATCAAGCCTGAATCCAAAGGCCCGCAGCTGTTTGTTACCCGTGCTAAACCTATCATGCTGGAAGAGTTATTTAAACTTGAAGTGCCAGAAATTGGCGAGGGCGTGATTGAAATCAAGGGTGCCAGCCGTGATCCTGCCTCTCGTGCCAAAATTGCGGTCAAAACCCATGATAAACGTATCGATCCAGTCGGTGCTTGCGTGGGTATGCGTGGCGCCCGTGTTCAGGCCATCAGTAATGAATTGGGCGGCGAGCGTGTGGACATCGTGCTTTGGGACGACAATCCAGCCCAGTATGTGATCAACGCCATGGCACCAGCCGATGTGGTCTCTATCGTGGTAGATGAAGACAAGCACGCCATGGACTTGGCCGTTGAGCCAACCAAACTGGCCCAAGCCATCGGCCGTAACGGCCAAAACGTGCGTTTAGCCACCCAATTAACAGGCTGGGCCTTAAACGTGATGACCACCGAAGACATGGAAAAACAAAATAAATCTGCCACCAACAAGCTGGTTGATTTATTTATGCGTGAACTTGAGCTGGAAGAAGACTTCGCCCAGTTATTGTGCGATGAAGGCTTTACCACCCTTGAGGAAGTGGCCTATATCCCAGTATCAGAGTTTACCGCCATTGATGGCTTAGAAGATGAAGACCTGGTTGAAGAGCTTCAAACCCGTGCTAAAAATGCCCTGACCCGCATTGCCCTTGAAGAAGAGCAAGAGCTGGCGGCGGCCAATATTGAAGAGGCGCTCTTAAACCTTGAGGGCATGGAACGCCACATTGCCTTAAAACTGGCTGAACAAAACATTAAAACCCTTGAAGAACTGGCTGAACAGGGCGTTGATGATCTTGCAGACATTGAAGAATTATCCGCAGAAAAAGCGGCTGACCTTATCATGGCAGCCCGCAACATTTGTTGGTTCAGCGAAAATGAATAA